AAAATTAGCGCCCTCAGCAGGTAAACCACGTCCGTTGTTTGCGTGCACAGGGGACTGCTGAGAGAGGTGTGAGCGCTTACAACAAGTTAACCCTTCGGGAGAGCCCTACCACTCACCACTGATGTTCTCCCGGCGCTTCTTCAGCGTAGTTTCGTTCAGCCTCCGCCTTTGACTATCCTTGGATTCCATCATCCGGCGGAATTCATGCCGCGACTTCTTACTCATGTGCGCAGCGGACTGCGATAGATCCAACTTCAGCGGTGGTGGCTCACTTAGGGCGAAGCCTTTGGCGACTGCGGCGAGGTCGAGGTTGTGAATGTCAAAAACGTTTTTTAACTGAGAGCTGCTGTAGCTGAGCAAATAGCCCTCATACGCGAGGCGTGCGGAGCTGCGCAGGTAGTAGTTGGCACTCACAAGCTGCTCCAGCTGCTCAGCTACATTTCCCTTCACCTTATTAAGATCAAATGTGTACTCACTCACTGACACATGGGCGTCGTCGTGCAGATACTTGAGAAACAGTTTCTCctggggaagaagaaacataagagcattcCCTGTGCGACCAGCACGGGCGGTACGGCCAACGCGATGGACGTACTTGACGGGGTCGTCAGGTGGGTCAAATTGAACGATCCAATCAACCTGCGGAATGTCGAGACCACGGGCAGCTACATCTGTGGTAAAGAGCACGCCGCTAGGGGCGTTACAAAACTGCATGTACGTGGCCGAGCGctggtgttgtttttgttttccgtgAAAGGCAACGCAAGGAACATCGATGTAGTTAAACAACTCGCAGTGAAAACTAACAGCATTGCGACTGCTGAAGAAAACGattactttcttcttcagaTTCCGCCTGACAAAGTGATACAGTACAAGCAACCGCTGCTGTGAAGGACAAATAACATAACCCTGTTCCAACGTGTCAACGGTTGCCTTGTCCTCCTTACGCTTCATTGAAATGAACAGGGGTGGTCGGTAGAACGACACGCGAGCCAACTGTTCGACCCTAGTTGTTTGAGTCGCAGAAAACAAGAACGTTTGTCGCTGCCTGGGCAGTAAAGAAACAATTTCTCGCATATCATCTTCAAATCCGTTGTCAAGCACACGATCCGCCTCATCGACGGCCAAAACGAGTAAATTCTTTGTTAACCAATCCGTTGTAAGCTTAAGATGATCCAAGAGACGCCCAGGGGTGGCCATCACAACCATCATGCCACTCACAAGTTTAAACGCCTCTTGCTTCCGACTTATTCCGCCTATGCAACAGAGGAACGTTACCGATCCGTTAAAGTGTTTgagcagcttcagcagcacTCCTTCAATCTGGAGACACAGCTCACGCGTTGGCCCAATGATGATTGCAGCCGTTCCGCTTCGCTGACGAAAACCCACGCGCGTGATGATCTCCACTATTGGGATAAGAAAAGCTAAAGTTTTACCAGAGCCTGTCTTTGCCTCTGCAAGGAGATCTCGACCGGCAAGGGCAGCAGGAATGCATCGTCCCTGAATGCCTGTCAGCTCCTGGAACTTGAAGTCATTCTCCAATG
The genomic region above belongs to Trypanosoma brucei brucei TREU927 chromosome 10, whole genome shotgun sequence and contains:
- a CDS encoding ATP-dependent DEAD/H RNA helicase, putative, whose amino-acid sequence is MGVDDVGSAEEIPEKKRRRMRRHRPKRRISQATEADDETLTFVGEEGGEEQQEYPVDEEKAASMPDVEGETSGRRKRQREEEPGKLEQPETNGPPIKVSRDREKYPPVSDYRSLKLNPHIVTALENDFKFQELTGIQGRCIPAALAGRDLLAEAKTGSGKTLAFLIPIVEIITRVGFRQRSGTAAIIIGPTRELCLQIEGVLLKLLKHFNGSVTFLCCIGGISRKQEAFKLVSGMMVVMATPGRLLDHLKLTTDWLTKNLLVLAVDEADRVLDNGFEDDMREIVSLLPRQRQTFLFSATQTTRVEQLARVSFYRPPLFISMKRKEDKATVDTLEQGYVICPSQQRLLVLYHFVRRNLKKKVIVFFSSRNAVSFHCELFNYIDVPCVAFHGKQKQHQRSATYMQFCNAPSGVLFTTDVAARGLDIPQVDWIVQFDPPDDPVKYVHRVGRTARAGRTGNALMFLLPQEKLFLKYLHDDAHVSVSEYTFDLNKVKGNVAEQLEQLVSANYYLRSSARLAYEGYLLSYSSSQLKNVFDIHNLDLAAVAKGFALSEPPPLKLDLSQSAAHMSKKSRHEFRRMMESKDSQRRRLNETTLKKRRENISGEW